A genomic region of Venturia canescens isolate UGA chromosome 7, ASM1945775v1, whole genome shotgun sequence contains the following coding sequences:
- the LOC122412976 gene encoding uncharacterized protein, translating to MRNIEIKASVQDWETINDKAKELSGSEPTTIRQNDTFFKAEKGRLKLRRFEDGSGELIFYERPDISGPKLSNYRKANLSAEDCKQIGDVLTESNGVLGTVEKTRYLYMIGQSRIHIDRVLNLGTFVEIEVVLREDQTPETGQKISEDLMEKLGIKTTDLISKAYLDLLVAKIQ from the exons ATGCGGAACATAGAAATAAAAGCATCGGTTCAAGACTGGGAAACTATAAACGATAAAGCCAAAGAACTCAGTGGTTCTGAGCCAACGACGATTCGACAAAATGATACATTCTTTAAAGCAGAGAAAGGACGATTGAAACTGCGTCGATTCGAG GATGGTTCTggagaattaatattttatgaaaggCCAGACATATCAGGACCAAAGTTGTCGAACTACAGAAAAGCAAATCTAAGTGCAGAAGACTGCAAACAAATTGGTGACGTATTGACAGAATCGAATGGAGTTCTTGGAACAGTTGAGAAAACAAGATATCTGTACATGATTGGACAAAGTCGGATTCACATTGACAGAGTTCTGAATTTGGGCACATTTGTGGAAATCGAG gttgtTCTAAGGGAAGATCAAACTCCGGAGACTGGGCAAAAAATCAGTGAAGATCTCATGGAAAAATTGGGCATCAAAACTACCGACTTAATTTCAAAGGCTTACTTGGATCTCTTAGTAGCCAAAATTCAATAA
- the Mocs1 gene encoding molybdenum cofactor biosynthesis protein 1 isoform X2, translated as MLVDTFGRFHTYLRISVTERCNLRCLYCMPEEGVKLTHRDGILKTDEIIQIADIFVKKGVKKIRLTGGEPTVRKDIVDIVGRLRELDGLEQIGITTNGLTLTRQLPALQRAGLDALNISLDSLHEERFEKFTRRKGWKRVIAGIDLAIQLGYNPVKINCVVMRGFNDDELVDFVKLTRDKPIDVRFIEYMPFSGNKWNETKMVSFEEMKIIIRQEFPDFEALQGTPNDTAKPYSVPGFLGRVGFITSMSQHFCNSCNRLRITADGNLKVCLFEGKGEVSLRDALRNGASTDALEEMIGRAVQRKKKQHAGNYVKYLSDDLKLPKKVGQIWENTEGLFVASASVFRALSSNKMLRQFSSSTLSHVDDSGKARMVNVGEKNVTSRVAKARGFVSVGPEVSRLVAENNMKKGDVLVVAQLAGILAAKKTADLIPLCHTLALTYVNVTVKLNPDLDRIEIQSEVRCSGKTGVEMEALTAVSVSALTVYDMCKAAASPSILQISAIELISKTGGKSGDYFKDETKV; from the exons ATGCTAGTCGATACTTTTGGAAGATTTCATACTTACTTAAGAATATCTGTCACGGAACGATGCAATTTGAGAT GTCTTTACTGTATGCCAGAAGAAGGTGTGAAATTAACGCACAGGGATGGAATTTTGAAGACTGATGAAATCATTCAGATAGCAGATATTTTTGTCAAgaaaggagtaaaaaaaattcggctGACTGGTGGCGAGCCTACCGTGAGGAAAGATATTGTGGATATAGTCG GGAGATTGAGAGAGTTGGATGGTCTAGAACAAATTGGCATCACTACGAATGGACTAACGTTGACCAGACAATTACCAGCTCTTCAAAGAGCAGGTCTCGACGCCCTCAACATTTCTCTGGACTCTTTGCACGAGGAACGTTTTGAGAAATTCACTCGTCGTAAGGGCTGGAAAAGGGTGATTGCTGGAATCGATTTAGCAATTCAATTGGGCTATAATCCTGTCAAAATAAACTGTGTCGTTATGCGAGGGTTCAATGACGACGAGCTCGTTGATTTTGTCAAATTGACCCGCGACAAACCGATCGACGTTAGATTTATTGAATATATGCCATTTTCTGGTAACAAAtggaatgaaacaaaaatggtTTCTtttgaagaaatgaaaattatcatTAGGCAGGAATTTCCCGACTTTGAAGCTCTCCAAGGCACACCCAACGATACTGCAAAG CCGTACAGTGTGCCTGGATTCCTGGGACGAGTCGGTTTCATAACGTCGATGAGCCAGCATTTCTGCAATTCCTGCAATCGCTTGAGAATAACGGCCGAcggaaatttgaaagtttgtcTCTTCGAAGGCAAAGGCGAAGTTTCATTGCGGGATGCTCTACGAAATGGTGCATCAACCGATGCACTGGAAGAAATGATTGGTCGTGCAGTTCAACgcaagaaaaaacaacacgCTG GTAACTACGTGAAATATTTGTCCGACGATTTGAAACTTCCAAAAAAAGTAGGACAAATTTGGGAAAATACCGAAGGATTGTTCGTTGCATCAGCGAGCGTATTTCGAGCGTTGTCGAGTAACAAAATGTTGAGACAATTCAGCTCGTCTACGTTATCGCATGTTGATGACAGTGGTAAGGCCAGGATGGTCAATgtgggtgaaaaaaatgtaacatcCCGTGTCGCCAAAGCACGTGGATTTGTCTCCGTAGGACCTGAAGTGAGTCGTCTCGTTGCTGAGAACAATATGAAAAAAGGTGATGTTCTGGTCGTTGCTCAACTCGCTGGGATACTGGCAGCCAAAAAAACAGCTGATTTGATACCTCTTTGTCACACTTTAGCGTTGACCTACGTTAATGTTACGGTTAAACTTAACCCTGACCTTGATAGGATCGAAATCCAATCGGAAGTCCGGTGTAGCGGTAAAACTGGGGTTGAAATGGAAGCCTTGACGGCTGTTAGTGTTTCTGCACTCACAGTTTATGACATGTGCAAGGCTGCCGCTTCTCCCTCCATTTTACAAATTAGTGCAATAGAATTAATTTCAAAAACCGGTGGAAAAAGCGGTGATTACTTTAAAGATGAAACAAAGGTTTAA
- the INTS7 gene encoding integrator complex subunit 7, whose translation MNSFNETGPGEPEQDANSALIELDKGLRSKNTGERCEAIVRFPRLFEKYPFPILINSALLKLADVFRLGSNFLRVWVLRVCQQSEKHLDKILNVDEFVRRIYSVIHSNDPVARALTLRTLGSAAGIIPERQQVHHSIRKSLDSHDSVEVEAAIYAARMFAAQSKLFAVSMCSKISDMIRGQATPASMKLQLIPILQYMHHDTSTASMVNELCMELLGSYPAVEFVRVTLSALTTLASATLVDVPSQVTLLLRYLHDDPRLSVKRHALQLLHRLARSGVHLWPQGALTNLIDSTNTLLQDGAGNTDLLIRTLDVIEVLSRSAVTCDANMEEGSPLLLLCVNACYSPDPFVAVKAVTILSRIACYCYEEGLPVYGIQDVISSLESLTVLLSLADEHVYQLKVCLQSTVKLCQAQPSHCSIFVDAIGSTLMNTSTENGLSEKQTVLLCEALGAIGNLGDNVLLPLLPDILEKMQQTGHVHTKVMLCTLLFQMVAGGYEWNSECLEAIRRVIHSVDGWSKYRIARSAARYGHHDIATRLFKKLKEAVASEQLHFWLSGLELMTSAESYGDGAGETRAEQKAAILDTLNGAISRYASACASFKAASTPLRSLQFASEYAKLRCEFLQALGQLLHSCRSLCTSPPPAIAHSIVLSTKDDFQRYGRVTYQLRKSSQDLRTCADNYQKLYQSAFDADPGSLNNIRVLQELCRLMANSVDRVCGGFAAGPVYQPDETEFNFGETVEIRQMARYLTEVRRLAPPWQVKEEDESISHARVECLISQVMLLAGGKVRLPLPRYFFQALQSTSVKLSVSPQPRVFGEPVCVPQGSQLALKIEGVLRHGKRGSLFRSVDAVCISITTTPPAKINNDHKSNSHTSDLNDLQQTVTPHRDFFACEFLLSLGSCPTGSSSCNVTASQGGQFQVTANASILDKDGNIWKCGPRSSLQVRVHEEPSKRKLT comes from the exons atgaattcatttAACGAAACTGGTCCGGGTGAACCAGAGCAGGATGCTAATTCTGCCTTGATCGAGCTCGACAAAG GATTGCGTTCAAAAAACACAGGAGAAAGATGTGAAGCCATAGTTCGCTTTCCAcgactttttgaaaaatatccatttCCGATACTCATAAATTCAGCACTACTAAAGCTCGCCGATGTCTTTCGTTTGGGGAGTAATTTCTTGAGAGTATGGGTGTTAAGGGTATGTCAGCAAAGTGAGAAGCATTTGgacaagatattgaatgtagATGAGTTTGTGAGACGTATATACAGCGTCATTCATTCCAATGATCCGGTTGCAAGAGCCTTAACTTTGAGGACACTCGGAAGCGCGGCTGGGATAATCCCAGAGAGGCAACAGGTTCACCACAGTATCAGAAAATCTTTGGATTCTCATGACTCTGTGGAAGTTGAAGCTGCAATTTATGCCGCACGAATGTTTGCTGCTCAATCAAAGCTTTTTGCGGTATCAATGTGCAGCAAAATATCAGATATGATAAGAGGTCAAGCGACTCCAGCTTCAATGAAGCTCCAGTTAATACCAATTCTGCAATACATGCATCATGACACATCCACTGCTTCCATGGTCAACGAACTTTGTATGGAACTCTTGGGAAGTTATCCCGCTGTTGAATTCGTTAGAGTGACTTTGAGTGCTCTCACAACTTTAGCATCAGCCACTCTCGTTGATGTACCGAGCCAAGTGACTTTACTATTGCGTTATTTACACGACGATCCTCGCCTCTCAGTCAAACGACACGCTCTCCAATTGCTTCATCGTTTGGCGAGGAGCGGTGTCCATCTATGGCCTCAGGGTGCTCTCACTAATTTGATCGACAGTACAAATACTTTGCTCCAAGATGGTGCTGGAAATACTGATCTCCTCATACGAACACTTGATGTTATTGAg GTATTGAGCAGGAGCGCCGTCACTTGTGATGCAAATATGGAAGAAGGCAGTCCACTGCTTTTGCTTTGTGTTAACGCTTGTTATTCACCGGATCCGTTCGTGGCAGTGAAAGCAGTTACCATTTTGTCAAGAATTGCGTGTTATTg TTACGAAGAAGGTTTGCCAGTGTACGGGATCCAAGATGTAATTTCGTCCCTCGAATCATTGACGGTTTTGCTGTCGCTCGCGGACGAGCATGTATATCAATTGAAAGTGTGCCTGCAGTCAACGGTAAAGCTTTGTCAGGCACAGCCCAGCCACTGTTCGATATTTGTTGACGCGATAGGTTCAACATTGATGAATACGAGTACGGAGAATGGACTGAGCGAGAAACAAACGGTTTTGTTgtgcgaagccctcggagctATTGGGAATCTCGGTGACAATGTTTTGCTGCCGTTGTTGCCGGACATACTCGAGAAAATGCAGCAAACAGGCCACGTGCACACGAAAGTGATGTTATGCACTTTACTCTTTCAAATGGTAGCTGGTGGTTACGAGTGGAATAGCGAATGCCTTGAGGCAATACGACGAGTTATTCACAGCGTTGACGGATGGTCGAAATATCGTATAGCGCGAAGCGCAGCTCGTTATGGTCACCACGATATTGCAACGAGGCTATTCAAGAAACTGAAAGAAGCGGTAGCTTCAGAACAATTGCACTTTTGGCTCTCAGGATTGGAACTAATGACTAGCGCCGAGAGTTATGGCGACGGCGCGGGTGAAACGCGAGCTGAGCAAAAAGCTGCGATTCTCGATACCCTCAACGGTGCGATATCGCGTTATGCAAGCGCTTGCGCTTCATTTAAAGCCGCAAGTACACCTTTGCGCAGTTTACAGTTCGCCAGCGAGTACGCAAAGCTCCGCTGTGAATTCCTTCAAGCTCTTGGACAACTTTTACACTCTTGCAGGTCCCTCTGTACTTCACCACCACCTGCCATCGCCCACTCGATCGTTCTCTCAACCAAGGACGATTTCCAACGTTATGGTCGCGTAACTTACCAACTCCGAAAATCATCTCAAGACTTGCGCACCTGCGCTGACAACTATCAAAAATTGTATCAATCCGCGTTCGACGCCGATCCAGGCTCCCTCAACAATATTAGAGTTTTACAAGAACTCTGTCGTCTGATGGCCAATAGCGTCGATCGCGTTTGCGGTGGGTTCGCTGCCGGTCCCGTTTATCAACCCGATGAAACGGAATTTAATTTCGGCGAGACTGTTGAAATCCGCCAAATGGCTCGGTATCTTACCGAAGTCCGCAGACTCGCGCCACCCTGGCAAGTCAAGGAAGAGGATGAATCCATCAGCCATGCCAGAGTCGAATGCCTTATCTCGCAAGTAATGCTTTTGGCTGGTGGCAAGGTTCGTCTTCCGCTGCCACGTTATTTCTTCCAAGCTTTACAATCGACCTCTGTGAAACTCTCGGTCTCGCCTCAACCCAGGGTATTCGGTGAACCCGTGTGTGTTCCGCAAGGCTCTCAGCTGGCGCTTAAAATCGAAGGGGTTCTGAGACACGGGAAACGTGGCTCTCTTTTCCGTTCGGTCGACGCTGTTTGTATTTCAATCACCACCACTCCACCCGCCAAAATCAACAACGATCATAAG AGCAACTCTCATACCTCGGATCTCAACGATCTCCAACAAACGGTCACTCCTCATCGTGACTTTTTCGCCTGCGAATTTCTACTCTCCCTGGGTAGTTGTCCAACCGGTTCAAGTTCCTGCAACGTCACCGCGAGCCAAGGAGGACAATTTCAGGTCACCGCAAACGCTAGTATTCTTGACAAGGATGGTAACATATGGAAATGCGGCCCACGCTCGTCCCTTCAAGTTCGCGTTCACGAAGAACCGTCGAAACGAAAATTAACATGA
- the Mocs1 gene encoding molybdenum cofactor biosynthesis protein 1 isoform X1 gives MATSVQVRRIFMRQMSLNSPTLPKTSQRVQEFRDQLKRDSQPGMLVDTFGRFHTYLRISVTERCNLRCLYCMPEEGVKLTHRDGILKTDEIIQIADIFVKKGVKKIRLTGGEPTVRKDIVDIVGRLRELDGLEQIGITTNGLTLTRQLPALQRAGLDALNISLDSLHEERFEKFTRRKGWKRVIAGIDLAIQLGYNPVKINCVVMRGFNDDELVDFVKLTRDKPIDVRFIEYMPFSGNKWNETKMVSFEEMKIIIRQEFPDFEALQGTPNDTAKPYSVPGFLGRVGFITSMSQHFCNSCNRLRITADGNLKVCLFEGKGEVSLRDALRNGASTDALEEMIGRAVQRKKKQHAGNYVKYLSDDLKLPKKVGQIWENTEGLFVASASVFRALSSNKMLRQFSSSTLSHVDDSGKARMVNVGEKNVTSRVAKARGFVSVGPEVSRLVAENNMKKGDVLVVAQLAGILAAKKTADLIPLCHTLALTYVNVTVKLNPDLDRIEIQSEVRCSGKTGVEMEALTAVSVSALTVYDMCKAAASPSILQISAIELISKTGGKSGDYFKDETKV, from the exons ATGGCTACGAGCGTGCAAGTTCGACGAATTTTTATGAGACAAATGTCTTTGAATTCTCCTACACTACCAAAAACTTCTCAACGA GTACAAGAATTCAGAGACCAGTTAAAAAGGGATTCTCAGCCTGGAATGCTAGTCGATACTTTTGGAAGATTTCATACTTACTTAAGAATATCTGTCACGGAACGATGCAATTTGAGAT GTCTTTACTGTATGCCAGAAGAAGGTGTGAAATTAACGCACAGGGATGGAATTTTGAAGACTGATGAAATCATTCAGATAGCAGATATTTTTGTCAAgaaaggagtaaaaaaaattcggctGACTGGTGGCGAGCCTACCGTGAGGAAAGATATTGTGGATATAGTCG GGAGATTGAGAGAGTTGGATGGTCTAGAACAAATTGGCATCACTACGAATGGACTAACGTTGACCAGACAATTACCAGCTCTTCAAAGAGCAGGTCTCGACGCCCTCAACATTTCTCTGGACTCTTTGCACGAGGAACGTTTTGAGAAATTCACTCGTCGTAAGGGCTGGAAAAGGGTGATTGCTGGAATCGATTTAGCAATTCAATTGGGCTATAATCCTGTCAAAATAAACTGTGTCGTTATGCGAGGGTTCAATGACGACGAGCTCGTTGATTTTGTCAAATTGACCCGCGACAAACCGATCGACGTTAGATTTATTGAATATATGCCATTTTCTGGTAACAAAtggaatgaaacaaaaatggtTTCTtttgaagaaatgaaaattatcatTAGGCAGGAATTTCCCGACTTTGAAGCTCTCCAAGGCACACCCAACGATACTGCAAAG CCGTACAGTGTGCCTGGATTCCTGGGACGAGTCGGTTTCATAACGTCGATGAGCCAGCATTTCTGCAATTCCTGCAATCGCTTGAGAATAACGGCCGAcggaaatttgaaagtttgtcTCTTCGAAGGCAAAGGCGAAGTTTCATTGCGGGATGCTCTACGAAATGGTGCATCAACCGATGCACTGGAAGAAATGATTGGTCGTGCAGTTCAACgcaagaaaaaacaacacgCTG GTAACTACGTGAAATATTTGTCCGACGATTTGAAACTTCCAAAAAAAGTAGGACAAATTTGGGAAAATACCGAAGGATTGTTCGTTGCATCAGCGAGCGTATTTCGAGCGTTGTCGAGTAACAAAATGTTGAGACAATTCAGCTCGTCTACGTTATCGCATGTTGATGACAGTGGTAAGGCCAGGATGGTCAATgtgggtgaaaaaaatgtaacatcCCGTGTCGCCAAAGCACGTGGATTTGTCTCCGTAGGACCTGAAGTGAGTCGTCTCGTTGCTGAGAACAATATGAAAAAAGGTGATGTTCTGGTCGTTGCTCAACTCGCTGGGATACTGGCAGCCAAAAAAACAGCTGATTTGATACCTCTTTGTCACACTTTAGCGTTGACCTACGTTAATGTTACGGTTAAACTTAACCCTGACCTTGATAGGATCGAAATCCAATCGGAAGTCCGGTGTAGCGGTAAAACTGGGGTTGAAATGGAAGCCTTGACGGCTGTTAGTGTTTCTGCACTCACAGTTTATGACATGTGCAAGGCTGCCGCTTCTCCCTCCATTTTACAAATTAGTGCAATAGAATTAATTTCAAAAACCGGTGGAAAAAGCGGTGATTACTTTAAAGATGAAACAAAGGTTTAA
- the Mocs1 gene encoding molybdenum cofactor biosynthesis protein 1 isoform X3: MATSVQVRRIFMRQMSLNSPTLPKTSQRVQEFRDQLKRDSQPGMLVDTFGRFHTYLRISVTERCNLRCLYCMPEEGVKLTHRDGILKTDEIIQIADIFVKKGVKKIRLTGGEPTVRKDIVDIVGRLRELDGLEQIGITTNGLTLTRQLPALQRAGLDALNISLDSLHEERFEKFTRRKGWKRVIAGIDLAIQLGYNPVKINCVVMRGFNDDELVDFVKLTRDKPIDVRFIEYMPFSGNKWNETKMVSFEEMKIIIRQEFPDFEALQGTPNDTAKPYSVPGFLGRVGFITSMSQHFCNSCNRLRITADGNLKVCLFEGKGEVSLRDALRNGASTDALEEMIGRAVQRKKKQHAGMFNLSEMENRPMILIGG; encoded by the exons ATGGCTACGAGCGTGCAAGTTCGACGAATTTTTATGAGACAAATGTCTTTGAATTCTCCTACACTACCAAAAACTTCTCAACGA GTACAAGAATTCAGAGACCAGTTAAAAAGGGATTCTCAGCCTGGAATGCTAGTCGATACTTTTGGAAGATTTCATACTTACTTAAGAATATCTGTCACGGAACGATGCAATTTGAGAT GTCTTTACTGTATGCCAGAAGAAGGTGTGAAATTAACGCACAGGGATGGAATTTTGAAGACTGATGAAATCATTCAGATAGCAGATATTTTTGTCAAgaaaggagtaaaaaaaattcggctGACTGGTGGCGAGCCTACCGTGAGGAAAGATATTGTGGATATAGTCG GGAGATTGAGAGAGTTGGATGGTCTAGAACAAATTGGCATCACTACGAATGGACTAACGTTGACCAGACAATTACCAGCTCTTCAAAGAGCAGGTCTCGACGCCCTCAACATTTCTCTGGACTCTTTGCACGAGGAACGTTTTGAGAAATTCACTCGTCGTAAGGGCTGGAAAAGGGTGATTGCTGGAATCGATTTAGCAATTCAATTGGGCTATAATCCTGTCAAAATAAACTGTGTCGTTATGCGAGGGTTCAATGACGACGAGCTCGTTGATTTTGTCAAATTGACCCGCGACAAACCGATCGACGTTAGATTTATTGAATATATGCCATTTTCTGGTAACAAAtggaatgaaacaaaaatggtTTCTtttgaagaaatgaaaattatcatTAGGCAGGAATTTCCCGACTTTGAAGCTCTCCAAGGCACACCCAACGATACTGCAAAG CCGTACAGTGTGCCTGGATTCCTGGGACGAGTCGGTTTCATAACGTCGATGAGCCAGCATTTCTGCAATTCCTGCAATCGCTTGAGAATAACGGCCGAcggaaatttgaaagtttgtcTCTTCGAAGGCAAAGGCGAAGTTTCATTGCGGGATGCTCTACGAAATGGTGCATCAACCGATGCACTGGAAGAAATGATTGGTCGTGCAGTTCAACgcaagaaaaaacaacacgCTG GCATGTTCAATCTTAGCGAGATGGAAAATAGGCCGATGATATTGATCGGTGGTTGA